The Maledivibacter sp. genomic sequence CTAATGTATCTGAGGATGATTTGATTGAAAATGATGGAGAGAACTCATTCGTTCAGGAGGTTAGAGATTTTGCTAAAACTGAGGGTGCTGAGGTAGTAGTGATCAGTGCTAAGATAGAACAAGAGATAGCTGAAATTGACGATGAAGAAAAGGATGCATTCCTCAAGGAGCTAGGACTCAAAGAATCTGGCTTAGACAAGCTTATAAAGTCAAGCTATCACTTACTAGACCTCATCAGCTTCTTAACAGCTGGCCCCCAAGAAGTTAGGGCTTGGACCATCAGAAGAGGCACAAAGGCTCCCCAAGCAGCTGGTAAAATTCACTCGGATATAGAAAGAGGATTTATCAGAGCGGAAACTATTGCCTATGAAGACCTTAAGGAACATGGAACTATGTCAGCAGCTAAAGACAAGGGACTTGTTAGACTTGAGGGTAAGGAGTATGTGGTTAAGGATGGGGATGTTATATTGTTTAGGTTTAACGTTTAAATAAAAAACCATATTTTTATATAAATAAAACCGCTATACTCCTTAATTTAACTGGAATATAGCGGTTAATTCATTAATATCATAACAAAGTTATTGGTTTTGGGCACAACCTTGGTGCAACACCACCAAAATATTATCATTTGATACCCCCTAACCTTTTTGATAAACTATCCGTTGCCTTCTTCTTTCGAAGGACGAAGGGGCAGAAGGACGGAAGGACGCAGGGACAGGTTCATCGTCCTAATATGTTGCTAATCTTATGGATGACACTTTTAGATATTCCTGTTATCCTAGATATTTGCCTTATAGTAACCCCTTCTTGTCCCTTTATTTTTCTTATGATCTCATTTCTTTTATCTTTTTCAAGTTTTTGTAATTCGCTTATATTCTTAATTCCCATTTTTCTAAGGTTTTCTCTTACTTCATTATCCGTTTTTCTCTTTTTTTCTTTATATTCTAAACACTCATCATTATTCTTTTCTTTTGAGTATTTCTCAAACTCCTCTATGGATTTCTTTCTATCTTCTGAAAGCATTCTCAATGCAAAATCTGTATCTATTATTGTTCCTTGTCCTATATATTCTTTATAACTGCTCCATTTATAATCCACTATATTTTCAATTTTTCCAGCTTTTATTGGATTTTGATGAATGTATCTAAGAACTGTTAAAAAATACTCATCATTTTCAACAACTTCACTTTTATATCGCTCCTGAAATAAATGACCACATCTCTCATACTTGTTATTATACCAATGTACATAACTGCTACTAATTCTTTTGATTGCATTTGATATCGATTCTTTTTCTTCTTTTATTAGCAAATGTACATGGTTATCCATTAAACAATATCCATAGACTTTATACTCACTTATAGTTTTATAGTATTTTATTCTTTCAATAAATCTTTCTTTGTCTTCATCATCTTCAAATATATTCTGTCTGTTTATTCCCCTAAGCATTATATGGTATATTCCGCTTTCACTTTTTTCTCTAGCCTTCCTTGCCATTTTCCTCACCTCTATGCCCAGTTTATCATATTGGTCATTAAAGGACAATGAACCTGTCCCTGCGTACTTTTATCATTAAAGGACAACGAACCTGTCCCTGCGTACTTTTTTTCTTAACCCTTACCTTAACTCCTTCTTATTACTCCCCTAATTTCTTTTTTTGCTCTATTATAATATAATCATCAAGTTCTTGACTTATTTTTACTACCTCTGTAGTATTACCTCGTTCAACATATATTTTGTTTAAGGCTAATCTTAGGGCTTCCATTCTCTCCTTTATATATCTTTGATTATTCTTTGATTTTTTCACTTTAATTACCCTTTCTTAAAATATATTTTTGAATTTTTAGAACTATAAACTCCTTTTTAATATGTGTTCAATAGA encodes the following:
- a CDS encoding transposase, whose translation is MARKAREKSESGIYHIMLRGINRQNIFEDDEDKERFIERIKYYKTISEYKVYGYCLMDNHVHLLIKEEKESISNAIKRISSSYVHWYNNKYERCGHLFQERYKSEVVENDEYFLTVLRYIHQNPIKAGKIENIVDYKWSSYKEYIGQGTIIDTDFALRMLSEDRKKSIEEFEKYSKEKNNDECLEYKEKKRKTDNEVRENLRKMGIKNISELQKLEKDKRNEIIRKIKGQEGVTIRQISRITGISKSVIHKISNILGR
- a CDS encoding aspartyl-phosphate phosphatase Spo0E family protein, whose translation is MKKSKNNQRYIKERMEALRLALNKIYVERGNTTEVVKISQELDDYIIIEQKKKLGE